The following coding sequences are from one Treponema bryantii window:
- a CDS encoding GNAT family N-acetyltransferase, whose protein sequence is MEYFKAQLNQLDKIYSLYSNAINTMETAGIHQWDEIYPDKQILAEDIEKQQMYVGIEDQKIAVCFVLSEECDEEYKNGKWNWPDAKFNVIHRLCVNPAFQNQGIAAKTLKYIENLCKSEGYESIRLDCYTLNPYSQKLYNKAGYSVTGYADWRKGRFELREKRLSE, encoded by the coding sequence TTGGAATACTTTAAAGCACAATTAAATCAACTGGATAAAATATATTCTCTATATTCTAACGCTATAAATACAATGGAAACTGCAGGTATTCATCAATGGGATGAAATATATCCAGATAAACAGATTTTAGCTGAAGATATAGAAAAACAGCAGATGTATGTTGGAATTGAAGACCAGAAAATCGCAGTTTGCTTTGTTTTAAGCGAAGAATGTGATGAAGAATATAAAAATGGTAAATGGAACTGGCCAGATGCAAAGTTTAATGTAATACATCGTCTTTGTGTAAATCCAGCATTTCAGAACCAGGGAATTGCAGCTAAAACACTCAAATATATTGAAAATCTATGTAAATCAGAAGGATATGAATCTATCCGCCTGGATTGCTATACTTTGAATCCTTATTCTCAAAAACTCTATAATAAAGCCGGATATTCTGTTACTGGTTACGCAGACTGGAGAAAAGGACGCTTTGAACTGAGAGAAAAGAGACTTTCTGAATAA